In a genomic window of Shouchella clausii:
- the asnS gene encoding asparagine--tRNA ligase, with protein sequence MKTTIAQVGRYVNEQVTIGAWIANKRSSGKIAFLQLRDGTGFIQGVVVKAEVPEDVFALAKSITQESSLYVTGTVREDERSPSGYELSVEQIELIHQATDYPITPKQHGTEFLMDHRHLWLRSKRQHAIMKIRSQIIRSTYDFFSERGFTKLDSPILTGSSPEGTSELFHTKYFDEDAYLSQSGQLYAEAGAMALGRVFTFGPTFRAEKSKTRRHLIEFWMIEPEMAFVEHEESLEIQEQYVAHLAKAVLDHCQLELKQLGRDVTKLEAIKAPFPRITYDEALDLLKEKGFDDISWGDDFGSPHETAIAEHFDKPVFITRYPRSLKPFYMQPAPDRDDVVLCADLIAPEGYGEIIGGSERIHDYGLLKQELEKHNLPLDAYGWYLDLRKYGSVPHSGFGLGLERTVAWLSGTEHVRETIPFPRLLNRLYP encoded by the coding sequence GTGAAAACAACAATCGCCCAAGTGGGACGTTATGTCAATGAACAAGTAACGATCGGCGCATGGATTGCCAACAAACGGTCAAGTGGAAAAATTGCATTTTTGCAACTGCGAGATGGGACAGGCTTTATTCAAGGAGTCGTCGTCAAAGCGGAAGTGCCTGAGGACGTATTTGCATTAGCGAAATCGATCACGCAAGAAAGTTCTCTTTATGTGACAGGCACCGTTCGTGAAGATGAACGCTCGCCGTCAGGCTATGAGCTTTCGGTAGAACAGATCGAACTCATTCACCAAGCGACTGACTACCCGATCACACCAAAACAACATGGAACCGAGTTCTTAATGGATCACCGCCATTTATGGCTGCGTTCAAAACGGCAACATGCGATTATGAAAATTCGCAGTCAAATCATTCGTTCGACGTATGACTTTTTCAGTGAGCGTGGCTTTACAAAGCTGGATTCGCCGATTTTAACAGGCAGCTCGCCTGAAGGGACGTCAGAGCTTTTCCATACAAAGTACTTTGATGAAGATGCGTACTTGTCCCAAAGCGGCCAACTATACGCTGAAGCAGGAGCGATGGCGTTAGGGCGCGTTTTTACATTTGGCCCGACGTTCCGCGCTGAAAAATCAAAAACACGACGCCATTTAATTGAGTTCTGGATGATTGAGCCAGAAATGGCGTTTGTGGAACATGAGGAAAGCTTAGAGATTCAAGAGCAGTATGTGGCCCACTTGGCCAAAGCTGTTCTTGACCATTGTCAACTGGAATTGAAGCAACTTGGCCGGGATGTAACGAAACTGGAAGCAATCAAAGCACCGTTTCCGCGGATCACCTATGATGAAGCCCTTGATTTGCTCAAAGAAAAAGGGTTTGATGACATTTCATGGGGCGATGATTTTGGCTCCCCGCATGAAACAGCGATTGCCGAGCATTTCGACAAGCCGGTGTTTATTACACGTTACCCAAGGTCATTAAAGCCGTTTTACATGCAGCCTGCCCCTGACCGTGACGATGTCGTCCTTTGTGCAGACTTAATCGCTCCAGAAGGATATGGAGAGATTATTGGCGGGTCTGAACGGATTCACGATTATGGTTTGCTTAAGCAAGAACTGGAAAAGCACAACTTGCCGTTAGATGCCTATGGATGGTATTTGGATTTGCGCAAATACGGGTCTGTTCCCCATTCAGGCTTTGGCTTAGGACTCGAACGTACGGTAGCGTGGCTGTCCGGCACGGAACATGTCAGGGAGACGATTCCGTTTCCACGGTTATTGAACCGCCTGTACCCATAA
- a CDS encoding DnaD domain-containing protein, translated as MNQHVFLKWAQQKHLSIPSLLLEHYTDLQLDEYEFVAILHIQSFLDGGDAFPTPQLLSERMSINLDECAKLIGALVKKKLLAIENRLDDSGVFYENYTLEPLWAALIRLLEQKGRDVQANTQKKQEGELYQQFEQEFARPLSPIEAETLSMWLDEDKHSAELISAALREAVVSGKLNFRYIDRILFEWKRNSIKTVEDAKAHSERFRKKSAPKPRKETANTQDIPGFHWLENL; from the coding sequence ATGAATCAGCACGTATTTTTAAAATGGGCGCAGCAAAAGCATTTATCGATCCCTTCGCTGCTATTAGAACATTATACCGATCTACAACTAGACGAGTATGAATTCGTTGCAATTTTGCATATTCAGTCGTTTTTAGATGGAGGCGATGCGTTTCCAACTCCACAGTTATTAAGCGAACGCATGTCAATCAACCTCGATGAATGCGCCAAACTAATCGGCGCACTCGTGAAAAAAAAGCTGCTTGCCATTGAGAATCGCCTTGATGATTCAGGGGTTTTTTATGAAAACTATACGCTTGAACCGTTGTGGGCCGCGTTGATCCGTTTGCTCGAACAAAAAGGCAGAGACGTGCAGGCAAACACGCAAAAAAAGCAAGAAGGGGAGCTGTATCAACAGTTTGAACAAGAATTTGCCCGACCGCTTTCACCAATCGAGGCTGAAACATTGTCCATGTGGCTTGACGAAGACAAGCACTCGGCTGAATTAATTAGCGCCGCTTTGCGAGAAGCCGTCGTTTCTGGAAAGCTCAATTTCCGTTATATTGACCGAATCCTGTTTGAATGGAAACGCAATAGCATTAAAACGGTCGAAGACGCCAAAGCCCATAGCGAGCGCTTTCGCAAAAAAAGTGCCCCTAAACCACGAAAAGAAACGGCCAATACGCAAGACATTCCTGGTTTCCATTGGCTCGAAAATTTATAA
- the nth gene encoding endonuclease III, translating into MLSKKDTQYAIDQMGELFPEAECELTHSNPFELLIAVVLSAQCTDALVNKVTPKLFAKYKTPEDYVQVPLEELQEDIRSIGLYRNKAKNIKKLSQSLLEHFNGQVPREREQLESLAGVGRKTANVVTSVAFGEPAIAVDTHVERVSKRLGICRWKDNVRQVEETLMKKIKKEDWSDAHHRLIFFGRYHCKAQAPKCPTCPLLDMCREGKKRMKKSMVEA; encoded by the coding sequence ATGTTGTCAAAAAAAGATACACAATATGCAATTGATCAAATGGGAGAGCTTTTTCCAGAAGCTGAATGCGAGCTAACCCATTCCAATCCGTTTGAGTTGTTAATTGCCGTTGTTCTTTCTGCTCAGTGTACCGATGCACTCGTCAACAAAGTAACGCCGAAGTTGTTTGCCAAATATAAAACGCCAGAAGACTACGTGCAAGTTCCTTTAGAAGAACTACAAGAAGATATCCGTTCCATTGGCCTCTATCGGAATAAAGCAAAAAACATTAAAAAGTTGTCCCAATCACTGCTTGAGCATTTTAATGGACAAGTGCCTAGAGAGAGGGAACAGCTTGAGTCCCTTGCTGGTGTCGGTAGAAAAACAGCAAATGTCGTGACGAGTGTCGCTTTTGGCGAGCCGGCCATTGCCGTTGACACCCATGTAGAGCGAGTCTCAAAACGCCTCGGCATTTGTCGTTGGAAAGACAATGTACGCCAAGTTGAAGAGACGCTAATGAAAAAAATTAAAAAAGAAGATTGGTCCGATGCCCACCATCGACTGATTTTTTTTGGCCGCTACCATTGCAAAGCGCAAGCGCCTAAATGCCCGACATGTCCTCTGCTAGACATGTGTAGGGAAGGGAAGAAGCGCATGAAAAAAAGCATGGTCGAAGCATGA
- a CDS encoding dynamin family protein gives MTGTTTVEWTEKEKQNWQAIETKQSFRLAFSGHFSAGKSTLLNELLGAPLLPTSPIPTSANQVIIGQGDIRVVLEKANGEEENWQGAIDWDAVKRSGMDGTEIKRLRIYAPVPFLKHGSELMDTPGVDSTDPTHQRVTLDALYTTDAIVFVMDYNHVKAETNLYFLKQLSTEGKPLFLVINQIDKHEEGELSFAAYRESIENTLKEWGIRYVTIYYTSMKKTGIHENELVRFKQEMKALLLAGNRLAEASKNRLKHSFYKSVQRRLQEEKDEAVHLLDEQAAAQGASFDTLLSYQEKYERLERLKDAHQNRQRQFQGEWQSLFRQATLFNAALMEQTQQWLETLQPNFRVGWFFSKKKTEEERMRLLTQLTRALDDQIQSQLVFHVKRSLQTIPVDRLANKEAFLEAVEHTAFHIDESFLSKHAPKETVGREYAYQFAKERTDEIIREVKKRANAALEKAQTGLRKTDEAALEKGKAELEQHQRLKPLVEKWVHLNETYAHQAESLESAAKRVSDNGAFEQALQQARKQQQPEDEQQTNWVKDIVFSDETLLAAEEQAKPTERLRFSHEPNKDVLRTLLRQYQANIWGSEWRERLERRLKQMERQQFTISLFGAFSAGKSSFANALLGADVLPTSPHPTTATITRVQQATASFSHGTVQIRYKGYQELEQEVASIGKLLSLTLTPETLTSFRLAGVKTETAAKKQALAYLQTLAASLKQREMLLSTTATVPLTELSELVANEAHACLIADVCIYYDCLLTTQGLTLVDTPGVNSIHGRHTNVAYEQVRRSDAIFYVTYYNHSFSKTDARFIEQLGKINKQFTSNKLYFVLNAVDLAANQSERKGVEAYVLRSLQSAGVENAALYPLSSKIALAEKQVGEPVTGLFAAFENELYGGMLQTFKQLNVDILYEEVAAYSRYLQQMATYAKAGAGSQKQHKDEMSESLAQMYDAFCREAGEPLKQRLQQEASELFLYLRERMQYMLRDGFGEHVNVATVQGTTKKAQRESLAKALREWGEDSSSFLAQEARATAVRLTLSFKRHYRRWLKEWEQAIQQAYEAFYLEEQETIPFALQVEPADIRFDAERHAKNFQSLKSLFEGGELDNVKEQAAAELAASAVVYVRDEEARCKEAITQAVQTAFMTEKARMESAIALQLQRLETVSSREFAKQMEQENTALQNWLEQETANQKAQP, from the coding sequence ATGACTGGAACGACGACTGTAGAGTGGACAGAAAAAGAAAAGCAAAATTGGCAAGCGATTGAGACGAAGCAATCGTTTCGCCTCGCTTTTAGTGGCCATTTTTCCGCCGGAAAATCGACGCTTTTGAATGAGCTTCTCGGTGCGCCTCTGTTGCCGACAAGCCCCATTCCGACAAGCGCAAACCAAGTGATCATTGGCCAAGGCGACATTCGTGTTGTATTAGAAAAAGCAAATGGTGAAGAGGAAAACTGGCAAGGGGCAATTGATTGGGATGCTGTCAAACGTTCAGGCATGGACGGCACCGAAATCAAACGGCTGCGCATTTATGCCCCTGTTCCTTTTTTAAAACATGGCAGCGAACTTATGGATACACCTGGCGTCGACTCGACTGACCCTACGCATCAACGTGTGACATTAGATGCCCTTTATACAACCGATGCGATTGTATTTGTCATGGATTATAACCATGTAAAAGCAGAAACGAACCTCTATTTTTTAAAACAACTTAGCACAGAAGGAAAGCCTCTGTTTTTAGTGATTAACCAAATTGATAAACATGAAGAAGGAGAACTTTCGTTTGCTGCATACAGGGAAAGTATTGAAAACACACTTAAAGAATGGGGCATCCGTTATGTAACGATTTATTATACGAGCATGAAAAAAACAGGTATACATGAAAACGAACTAGTCCGGTTTAAACAGGAAATGAAAGCATTGCTTTTAGCTGGCAACCGCTTAGCTGAAGCAAGCAAAAACCGGTTGAAACACAGTTTTTATAAATCTGTACAGCGGCGTCTTCAGGAAGAAAAAGACGAAGCGGTTCATCTCCTTGATGAACAGGCAGCTGCCCAAGGCGCCTCTTTCGATACGCTGCTTTCTTACCAAGAAAAGTACGAGCGCCTTGAGCGCTTAAAGGATGCTCATCAAAACAGGCAGAGGCAATTTCAGGGTGAGTGGCAATCGCTTTTCCGACAAGCGACATTGTTTAATGCTGCGCTTATGGAACAAACGCAACAATGGCTGGAAACCCTTCAGCCAAACTTCCGTGTCGGTTGGTTTTTTTCTAAAAAGAAAACCGAAGAAGAGCGGATGCGGCTCCTTACACAGCTAACACGAGCGTTAGACGATCAAATCCAGTCTCAGCTTGTTTTTCATGTCAAACGTTCTTTGCAAACGATTCCAGTAGACCGTTTAGCGAATAAAGAAGCATTTCTTGAAGCAGTTGAGCACACCGCTTTCCACATTGATGAGTCGTTTTTAAGCAAGCATGCACCCAAGGAAACCGTCGGGAGAGAGTACGCCTACCAGTTTGCGAAAGAACGCACAGATGAGATTATCCGTGAAGTAAAAAAACGGGCTAATGCTGCTTTGGAAAAAGCACAAACTGGCTTGCGAAAAACAGATGAGGCGGCGTTGGAAAAAGGCAAGGCTGAACTTGAACAGCATCAACGCTTGAAACCACTTGTCGAAAAATGGGTACACCTTAACGAAACATATGCGCATCAAGCGGAAAGCCTTGAAAGTGCTGCGAAAAGAGTGAGCGACAACGGTGCATTTGAACAGGCGTTGCAGCAGGCCCGAAAACAGCAGCAGCCAGAAGACGAGCAACAGACAAATTGGGTAAAAGACATCGTCTTTTCAGATGAGACGCTTTTAGCTGCAGAAGAGCAAGCAAAGCCAACAGAGCGGCTGCGCTTTAGCCATGAACCAAACAAAGATGTTTTGCGTACGCTGCTCCGTCAATATCAAGCGAACATATGGGGCAGCGAGTGGCGAGAGCGCCTTGAACGTCGCCTCAAGCAAATGGAAAGACAGCAGTTCACCATTTCTTTGTTTGGTGCTTTTAGCGCTGGCAAATCGAGCTTTGCCAATGCCCTTCTTGGAGCGGATGTCTTGCCAACATCCCCACATCCAACAACGGCGACGATCACACGTGTGCAGCAAGCAACCGCTTCATTTAGCCACGGCACTGTCCAAATTCGGTATAAAGGCTATCAAGAGCTCGAACAAGAGGTTGCCTCGATCGGCAAACTATTGTCGCTCACTCTTACACCAGAAACATTAACATCGTTTAGGCTGGCAGGTGTCAAAACTGAAACAGCTGCCAAGAAGCAAGCGCTTGCCTATTTACAGACGCTTGCTGCTAGCTTGAAGCAAAGAGAAATGTTGTTATCGACAACAGCTACTGTCCCATTAACAGAGCTGAGTGAACTTGTTGCTAATGAAGCTCATGCCTGTTTAATTGCCGATGTCTGTATTTACTACGATTGTCTTTTGACAACGCAAGGGCTGACGCTCGTTGATACACCTGGCGTCAATTCCATTCATGGCCGTCATACAAATGTCGCTTATGAACAAGTAAGGCGTTCTGATGCAATTTTTTATGTAACATACTACAACCATTCCTTTTCTAAAACTGATGCTCGCTTTATTGAACAACTTGGCAAAATTAATAAACAATTCACAAGCAACAAGCTTTACTTCGTTTTAAATGCGGTTGATTTAGCCGCTAATCAAAGCGAGCGAAAAGGGGTGGAGGCGTATGTGTTACGTTCGTTGCAAAGCGCAGGGGTAGAAAATGCTGCTTTGTACCCACTATCGAGCAAAATCGCCTTGGCCGAAAAGCAAGTAGGTGAGCCTGTAACTGGATTGTTTGCTGCATTTGAAAATGAATTGTACGGAGGAATGCTCCAAACGTTTAAACAGCTGAATGTCGACATTCTTTATGAAGAAGTCGCAGCATATAGCCGCTATTTACAACAAATGGCTACTTATGCAAAAGCGGGAGCAGGGAGCCAAAAACAGCATAAAGACGAAATGAGCGAATCGCTTGCGCAAATGTACGATGCGTTTTGCCGGGAAGCAGGGGAACCACTTAAACAGCGGCTCCAGCAAGAAGCTAGCGAATTGTTTCTTTATTTGCGCGAACGGATGCAATACATGTTGCGTGATGGGTTTGGCGAACATGTAAATGTAGCGACTGTACAGGGAACGACCAAAAAAGCACAGCGTGAATCACTAGCAAAAGCGTTGCGCGAGTGGGGAGAAGACAGCAGTTCGTTTCTTGCCCAAGAAGCGAGGGCCACTGCCGTTCGTTTGACGCTATCGTTTAAACGCCATTATAGACGCTGGCTGAAAGAGTGGGAGCAGGCGATTCAGCAAGCTTATGAAGCATTTTATTTGGAAGAGCAAGAAACAATTCCGTTTGCTCTTCAAGTGGAACCGGCTGATATTCGATTTGATGCTGAGCGACATGCAAAGAACTTCCAATCGCTTAAATCGCTGTTTGAAGGCGGAGAATTGGACAATGTAAAAGAACAAGCGGCAGCAGAACTAGCTGCTTCAGCTGTTGTTTATGTACGCGATGAGGAAGCACGTTGCAAGGAAGCGATCACCCAAGCGGTACAGACGGCCTTTATGACAGAGAAAGCTCGGATGGAAAGCGCGATTGCATTACAATTGCAACGCCTTGAAACCGTTAGTAGCCGGGAGTTTGCAAAGCAAATGGAACAAGAAAACACCGCATTACAAAACTGGCTCGAACAAGAGACGGCAAACCAAAAGGCGCAGCCATAA
- a CDS encoding penicillin-binding protein 1A — protein sequence MSDEYKSRQERKKAQNRGKNGKPPKNGGKKKRSIWKKIFITMAILIGLAIIGGGITVASIISGAPDIDEERLTLPQSLQIFDMNDEQVYTLASGEKRINANIDEMPDHLKNAFIAVEDHRFYDHFGVDLRRLGGAVVANFREGFGAEGASTITQQLVKNLFLSNEKALTRKIQEQYLAIQLERRYTKDEILEMYLNQINLGPSAGYGVQLAAEKYFNKEDLNDLTVADAAVLAAIPQRPSYFDPHRNPENNEKRRNVVIDRMEREGFITAAEAEEARNTPIEEQLDYVEGEDTEYLTFYDEVLTELEEMSDLSTNDIYNSGLKVYTTLDMDAQEHVDHVMKSGEYADLVFPESEDFRAGVTLLETQTGAIRAMGNGIDENDPRVENYATIRRQQGSAMKPLLSYAPGINDQQWSTAKIFVDEEYHYQSEAEKEVRNYDRTHKGPMTMRQALAESRNVPAVKAINEEGVDNAFAFLDKMFVVNDNERYESAALGGAEVSTKEMAGAYAAFGNNGEYHEPYTIRKIVFPDGRELNTEPEPTQVMEDYTGYMITDMLKTVVTAGTGTEAQIPGVPIAGKTGTTNYTDDTRQKYNIPSGGFPASSFTGYSTNYTASVWIGFSQNGEGNYLSSNHSKTAQRMFKHIMTEVHQGLDTPDFVKPDSVVEMRVERSTGKLPSAGTPSSEIVTELFVKGTGPTQVSQEFASISDPTNVSYSYNEESNSVTFSWSYPGDEVDNVKFSTSVSSGSLNVDEGSMKAVLTGVTPGESYTFTVRAQATDGTGLRSAAVSVTATIPGGTEEEEEEEPEEEEEEPVEEEEEPNDGEETPPDEDEGNDDENNNDENDGSDSDSDSDSDSDSDADSDTDPADGGNDNNAGNGDGTDNGGDGDSSPGSDNGNNDNGNSGGNGNDNTNGGENTNNNGGNETPPSNEPDDSSDGSSSTQGDSSSEE from the coding sequence ATGTCAGATGAGTATAAATCAAGGCAGGAGCGTAAAAAAGCCCAAAATCGCGGCAAAAATGGCAAACCGCCAAAAAATGGTGGAAAGAAAAAACGAAGCATATGGAAAAAAATCTTTATCACTATGGCGATTTTAATCGGCTTAGCTATTATTGGCGGCGGGATTACCGTTGCATCTATTATATCTGGAGCTCCTGATATTGACGAAGAGCGATTGACACTACCACAATCGTTACAGATTTTTGATATGAATGATGAGCAAGTTTATACGCTAGCCTCTGGGGAAAAGCGGATAAATGCCAATATTGACGAAATGCCTGACCATTTAAAAAATGCCTTTATTGCTGTAGAAGACCATCGCTTCTATGACCATTTTGGAGTCGACTTGCGGCGCCTCGGCGGGGCAGTTGTAGCCAATTTCCGCGAAGGTTTTGGCGCTGAAGGTGCATCAACGATTACCCAGCAACTTGTTAAAAATTTATTTTTGTCTAATGAAAAAGCATTGACGAGGAAAATTCAAGAACAGTATTTGGCCATTCAGCTTGAGCGCCGTTATACAAAAGATGAAATCTTGGAAATGTACTTAAACCAAATCAACCTTGGGCCTTCAGCTGGTTACGGCGTGCAATTAGCAGCGGAAAAGTATTTCAACAAAGAAGACTTAAACGATTTGACCGTTGCCGATGCCGCCGTGCTTGCAGCCATTCCACAGCGGCCGAGCTACTTTGATCCCCACCGAAACCCGGAAAACAACGAAAAGCGGCGCAATGTCGTCATTGACCGGATGGAACGGGAAGGCTTTATCACAGCTGCGGAAGCAGAAGAAGCACGCAATACACCGATTGAAGAGCAACTGGATTATGTTGAAGGCGAGGACACCGAGTATTTAACGTTTTACGATGAAGTGTTAACCGAACTGGAAGAAATGAGCGACTTGTCTACAAATGACATTTACAATTCAGGCTTAAAAGTATACACAACACTTGATATGGATGCGCAAGAACATGTCGACCATGTCATGAAATCGGGAGAATATGCCGATCTCGTCTTCCCAGAAAGCGAAGACTTCCGTGCAGGTGTTACGCTGCTTGAAACGCAAACAGGCGCAATTCGCGCAATGGGAAATGGCATTGACGAAAACGATCCCCGTGTAGAAAACTATGCGACTATCCGTAGACAGCAAGGTTCAGCAATGAAGCCACTGCTCTCTTACGCACCTGGTATTAACGATCAACAATGGTCAACAGCTAAAATCTTTGTTGATGAAGAATACCACTATCAATCTGAAGCCGAAAAAGAGGTCCGCAACTATGACCGGACGCATAAAGGGCCGATGACGATGCGGCAAGCATTGGCAGAATCACGAAATGTCCCGGCTGTAAAAGCCATCAATGAAGAAGGCGTCGACAATGCCTTTGCTTTCCTTGATAAAATGTTTGTCGTAAATGACAATGAGCGCTACGAATCAGCAGCACTCGGTGGAGCTGAGGTCTCTACGAAAGAAATGGCCGGCGCCTATGCTGCATTTGGAAACAATGGCGAATACCATGAACCGTATACGATTCGCAAAATCGTGTTTCCAGACGGCCGAGAACTCAATACAGAGCCTGAACCAACGCAAGTGATGGAAGACTACACAGGCTACATGATTACTGATATGTTAAAAACGGTCGTCACTGCCGGCACAGGCACAGAAGCACAAATTCCTGGCGTGCCGATTGCCGGAAAAACAGGAACGACGAACTATACAGATGATACGAGGCAGAAATACAATATCCCTTCTGGGGGATTCCCGGCTTCTTCCTTTACAGGCTATAGCACCAATTATACTGCCTCTGTTTGGATCGGCTTTTCTCAAAATGGAGAAGGCAACTATTTGTCGAGCAACCATAGCAAAACAGCACAAAGAATGTTTAAACACATTATGACGGAAGTCCATCAAGGCTTAGATACACCTGATTTTGTGAAGCCAGACTCGGTTGTGGAGATGCGTGTTGAACGGAGCACTGGCAAGCTGCCAAGCGCAGGGACGCCAAGCAGTGAAATTGTCACAGAGCTGTTTGTCAAAGGCACTGGTCCTACACAAGTGTCCCAGGAATTTGCTAGTATTTCTGACCCAACCAACGTCAGCTACTCGTATAACGAAGAATCAAACAGTGTGACGTTCTCTTGGTCTTACCCTGGAGATGAAGTCGATAACGTCAAGTTCTCCACTTCTGTAAGCAGCGGCTCCCTAAATGTAGACGAAGGTAGCATGAAAGCTGTCTTAACGGGTGTCACACCAGGTGAATCTTATACCTTTACAGTCCGAGCCCAGGCAACGGACGGAACAGGCCTACGAAGTGCGGCTGTTTCGGTAACAGCAACGATTCCAGGTGGGACCGAAGAAGAAGAGGAAGAAGAACCAGAAGAAGAAGAGGAAGAGCCAGTAGAAGAGGAAGAAGAGCCAAACGATGGCGAGGAAACACCGCCTGATGAAGATGAAGGCAACGATGATGAAAACAACAATGATGAGAACGATGGTTCAGACTCAGATTCAGATTCAGATTCAGACTCAGATTCAGATGCAGATTCAGATACGGACCCAGCAGATGGTGGCAATGACAATAATGCTGGCAACGGAGACGGAACGGACAACGGCGGTGATGGCGATTCTAGCCCTGGTTCCGATAATGGAAATAATGATAATGGAAACAGCGGCGGGAACGGCAACGACAATACAAATGGCGGCGAAAACACCAACAATAATGGCGGAAACGAAACGCCGCCTAGTAATGAGCCAGACGATTCATCCGATGGAAGTTCATCAACTCAAGGCGACAGCAGTTCTGAAGAATAA